The following are from one region of the Gryllotalpicola protaetiae genome:
- a CDS encoding carbohydrate ABC transporter permease — MTEMAVSVRTERTQERRRRRGLVPSGLPWILPALIVSAGLMYFCIGYTGYISTLDWNGTAPDPQRVGMGNFVMLFNDPIFWAALRHTVAFYIVTFVVQTFLGIVFAVLLHSGPKFGVLYKIIIFVPVVIAPAVMAPVFRQMFAVDGGFNLLLEHIGLGALAQPWLAQSATALPVIMVIQIWGQTGVTFILYFAAMSQIDPEILEAARIDGASNARALVSIIWPMVRGTTLALAILSAIGALKTFDVPYLVTLAGPNFATEFLGTFIYRVSIPLAQVGYGAAASIVLLFLALATAIVLQLNGRERDAKKARA, encoded by the coding sequence ATGACTGAAATGGCCGTGAGCGTGCGGACCGAGAGGACGCAGGAGAGGCGTCGTCGACGGGGGCTGGTGCCCAGTGGGCTGCCGTGGATCCTCCCGGCGCTGATCGTGTCGGCTGGTCTGATGTATTTCTGCATCGGCTACACGGGCTACATCTCGACGCTCGACTGGAACGGCACGGCGCCTGACCCACAGCGGGTCGGCATGGGCAACTTCGTGATGCTGTTCAACGACCCGATCTTCTGGGCGGCGCTGCGGCACACGGTCGCGTTCTACATAGTGACCTTCGTGGTGCAGACCTTCCTCGGGATCGTCTTCGCCGTTCTTCTCCACTCCGGACCGAAGTTCGGGGTGCTCTACAAGATCATCATCTTCGTGCCGGTGGTCATCGCCCCGGCGGTCATGGCACCGGTCTTCCGCCAGATGTTCGCCGTCGACGGCGGCTTCAATCTGCTGCTCGAGCACATCGGGTTGGGAGCCCTGGCGCAGCCCTGGCTCGCCCAATCCGCGACCGCGTTGCCCGTGATCATGGTCATCCAGATCTGGGGCCAGACGGGCGTCACCTTCATCCTCTACTTCGCGGCCATGAGCCAGATCGACCCCGAAATCCTCGAGGCGGCGCGCATCGATGGGGCCAGCAATGCGCGCGCCCTCGTGAGCATCATCTGGCCCATGGTCCGAGGCACGACGCTGGCCCTCGCGATCCTCAGCGCGATCGGGGCTCTGAAGACATTTGATGTGCCGTACCTCGTGACCCTCGCGGGGCCGAACTTCGCCACGGAGTTCCTCGGCACATTCATCTACCGCGTGAGCATCCCGCTCGCCCAGGTCGGCTACGGCGCCGCGGCATCCATCGTCCTCCTCTTCCTGGCGCTGGCAACCGCGATCGTGCTGCAGCTCAATGGCCGCGAACGTGACGCGAAGAAGGCGAGGGCCTGA
- a CDS encoding LacI family DNA-binding transcriptional regulator, which translates to MNAAQGPDRPERATLATIASDADVSMATVSKVLNGRPGVAHETRDRVQSLLQARGYSKPGSDRLVAPLVEIVFNELEDGWSLELLRGAEEVVRESGMSLVVTKSGDRHAPAADWIEGVIKRRPFGVILVLSDLAAEPKRQLRRRNIPFVLVDPSGEPAADVPSIGSANWSGGVLATKHLLSLGHRDIGVIAGPQDVTSARARLSGFRSAMADAGVPVREELIIPGNYHLDSGVEGGLQMLSDSKPPTAIFATNDLQALGVYEAARTKGLVVPDDLSVVGFDDVHFSAWSGPPLTTIHNPLSKMAAEAARLLVRFRDENQLDSIRRDLATSLIVRKSTAPLKL; encoded by the coding sequence ATGAATGCAGCGCAGGGGCCAGATCGCCCCGAAAGAGCGACCCTCGCGACGATCGCCAGCGACGCGGATGTCTCGATGGCGACGGTCTCGAAGGTGCTCAACGGTCGCCCCGGCGTGGCTCATGAGACGCGCGACCGCGTGCAGAGCCTGCTGCAGGCGCGCGGGTACTCAAAGCCAGGCAGCGACCGCCTCGTCGCCCCGCTCGTGGAGATCGTGTTCAATGAGCTTGAAGACGGCTGGTCGCTAGAGCTGCTGCGCGGCGCCGAGGAAGTCGTGCGCGAAAGCGGCATGAGCCTCGTGGTGACCAAGAGCGGCGACAGGCACGCCCCCGCAGCCGATTGGATCGAGGGCGTGATCAAGCGGCGACCCTTCGGCGTGATTCTCGTTCTGTCCGACCTCGCCGCAGAGCCGAAACGTCAGTTGCGGCGACGCAACATCCCGTTCGTGCTGGTCGACCCGTCCGGGGAGCCGGCCGCCGATGTGCCATCTATTGGGTCGGCCAACTGGTCAGGCGGCGTGCTTGCGACGAAGCATCTGCTCTCACTCGGCCATCGCGACATCGGCGTGATCGCCGGCCCACAGGACGTCACCAGCGCACGTGCGCGACTTTCCGGATTTCGCTCGGCGATGGCGGATGCCGGCGTGCCGGTGCGCGAGGAGCTCATCATTCCCGGCAACTACCACCTCGACAGCGGCGTCGAGGGCGGTCTGCAGATGCTCTCGGATTCGAAGCCCCCGACTGCGATCTTCGCGACGAACGACCTTCAGGCACTCGGCGTATACGAAGCCGCGCGCACGAAGGGCCTAGTCGTGCCGGACGACCTCTCCGTGGTCGGATTCGATGACGTGCACTTCTCGGCATGGTCGGGGCCGCCGCTCACCACCATCCACAACCCGCTGAGCAAGATGGCTGCAGAGGCCGCACGGCTACTGGTGCGTTTCCGAGACGAGAACCAGCTCGACAGCATCCGTCGGGACCTGGCGACCTCGCTCATCGTGCGGAAGAGCACGGCACCGTTGAAGCTCTAG
- a CDS encoding patatin-like phospholipase family protein — translation MNTDSSSAHARALVLGGGGAAGNAWLIGVIAGLSDAGVEAADAELIVGTSAGATAAAQVTSAPIAELFDAVLQPVPQRQAPPRGSGGRPAAFNQSDHLERLRCIIASADSAADMRRKIGAAALEADAGADPSAAARWRATVAARLPRQEWPERSIRITAVDPVTGDGVVFDRNSGVELADAVAASTSNGFGLPPYRIGERRFIDGGYRRNENADLAAGFERVLVLSPLGGRTLHPLEWGMQLAAQVDELRAGGSRVETILPDAASLDAFGGNMMNLAARPAAARAGFEQGRSVAVRLTGFWS, via the coding sequence ATGAACACAGACTCCTCTTCAGCGCACGCTCGCGCCCTGGTTCTCGGCGGCGGCGGCGCGGCCGGCAACGCCTGGTTGATCGGCGTCATCGCCGGTCTCTCCGACGCAGGCGTCGAGGCGGCGGATGCCGAGCTGATCGTCGGCACCTCAGCCGGCGCCACGGCTGCCGCCCAGGTCACCAGCGCACCCATTGCCGAACTGTTCGACGCGGTGCTCCAGCCCGTGCCTCAGCGCCAGGCGCCACCGCGAGGCTCCGGCGGGCGCCCGGCCGCCTTCAACCAGAGCGATCACCTCGAGCGACTGCGCTGCATCATCGCGAGCGCCGACAGCGCGGCCGACATGCGTCGCAAGATCGGGGCGGCAGCCCTTGAGGCGGATGCCGGCGCCGACCCCTCCGCCGCCGCCCGCTGGCGCGCGACGGTCGCGGCGCGGCTGCCTCGGCAGGAGTGGCCGGAGCGAAGCATCCGCATCACCGCTGTCGATCCGGTGACGGGCGATGGCGTCGTCTTCGACAGGAACAGTGGTGTAGAGCTGGCGGATGCCGTGGCCGCCAGCACCTCGAACGGCTTCGGTCTGCCGCCGTATCGCATCGGCGAGCGGCGGTTCATCGATGGCGGCTACCGGCGCAATGAGAACGCCGACCTGGCCGCGGGGTTCGAGCGCGTACTGGTGCTGTCGCCCCTCGGCGGCCGCACGCTGCACCCGCTCGAGTGGGGCATGCAGCTCGCGGCGCAAGTCGATGAGCTGCGGGCCGGTGGCAGCAGGGTCGAGACGATCCTGCCCGATGCCGCGTCGCTCGACGCGTTCGGCGGCAACATGATGAACCTCGCGGCGCGGCCTGCTGCGGCGCGCGCTGGGTTCGAGCAAGGGAGGAGTGTCGCGGTGCGGCTGACCGGGTTCTGGAGCTGA
- a CDS encoding carbohydrate ABC transporter permease gives MFEVRTGWGKVVLQVVLTLLVLPFLFPLIEMVQGSLAGRGWGNYLAVTRVPGFYQFFINSAIIATSTILIVYLLTMLAAYGFAKLHIRSREVYFWMLLACLTLPEVVLITPLFVTATSLGFYNTYWAVILPLAALQVPFAVLLSRNFINGIPHELFEAARVDGAGSLRGFVYLVIPLTRPIAAAVLIFTLINAWNDYLLPLVFLQDPAKQTITQIPQFFVSQFSNDQTKVLASAVLTAIPEVVAYVALQRLFERGLSAGAIK, from the coding sequence ATGTTCGAAGTTCGAACGGGTTGGGGTAAGGTCGTTCTCCAGGTCGTCCTGACACTGCTCGTCCTGCCGTTCCTGTTCCCGCTGATCGAGATGGTCCAGGGGTCCCTCGCTGGGCGTGGGTGGGGGAACTACCTTGCCGTCACACGCGTGCCCGGGTTCTACCAGTTCTTCATCAACAGCGCGATCATCGCGACATCCACGATCTTGATCGTCTATCTGCTGACGATGCTGGCTGCGTATGGGTTCGCCAAGCTCCACATCCGCTCGCGCGAGGTGTATTTCTGGATGCTTCTGGCGTGCCTCACCCTGCCAGAGGTGGTGCTGATCACGCCGCTGTTCGTGACCGCGACGTCACTCGGTTTCTACAACACCTACTGGGCCGTGATCCTCCCGCTGGCGGCGCTGCAGGTTCCATTCGCGGTGCTGCTGAGCCGGAACTTCATCAACGGGATCCCGCACGAACTGTTCGAGGCGGCACGGGTTGACGGCGCCGGCTCGCTGCGGGGTTTCGTCTACCTCGTGATCCCGCTGACGCGCCCGATCGCGGCGGCCGTACTGATCTTCACGCTGATCAATGCGTGGAACGACTACCTGCTGCCGCTTGTGTTCCTGCAGGACCCGGCGAAGCAGACGATCACCCAGATCCCTCAGTTCTTCGTCAGCCAGTTCAGCAACGACCAGACGAAGGTGCTCGCCTCTGCCGTCCTCACCGCAATCCCCGAGGTCGTCGCCTACGTCGCGCTGCAGCGTCTGTTCGAGCGCGGCCTGTCCGCCGGCGCGATCAAGTAG
- a CDS encoding tautomerase family protein, with translation MPLIQVDLDHDHYASIKDRLSQALQEAQVDVYDVPGDDLFQVFRSHAAGEVRAGEDAAGHPIVIRITGVHRYPLATKQALFAAITARVSALGVSPADIHIILTENAYEDWYAGK, from the coding sequence GTGCCGCTCATCCAGGTCGACCTCGATCACGACCACTACGCGTCCATCAAAGACCGGCTCAGCCAAGCGCTGCAGGAAGCCCAGGTCGACGTCTACGACGTGCCGGGGGACGACCTCTTCCAGGTGTTCCGATCGCACGCGGCAGGCGAGGTCAGGGCGGGCGAGGATGCCGCAGGGCATCCGATTGTCATCAGGATCACCGGTGTGCATCGGTACCCGCTCGCGACGAAGCAGGCGCTGTTCGCGGCGATCACCGCACGGGTCTCCGCGCTTGGCGTGAGCCCGGCGGACATCCACATCATCCTGACGGAGAATGCGTACGAGGACTGGTACGCGGGGAAGTGA
- a CDS encoding ThuA domain-containing protein — protein MAVREDVEDAAADLGAVDLIVANAAAGPESDKRGPARAGVLKFLENGGGVLAIHVGASGLVGIPEWEQITGMAWVEGSGHPPVGPSRLLLDAAVHPIAAHLHDFELVDERYSNLRLAPDLAPFVFHDLDGVRHPLVWTRSYGLGRVVVDTLGHDARSFGSQEHRLLIDRSARWVTRQPLR, from the coding sequence GTGGCAGTGCGCGAAGATGTCGAAGACGCTGCGGCGGACCTCGGCGCCGTCGACCTGATCGTCGCCAACGCGGCAGCGGGGCCCGAGTCAGACAAACGCGGGCCGGCACGCGCCGGTGTGCTGAAGTTCCTCGAGAACGGCGGCGGTGTGCTCGCCATTCACGTCGGAGCGTCCGGGCTCGTCGGCATCCCGGAGTGGGAGCAGATCACGGGAATGGCGTGGGTCGAAGGGTCCGGTCACCCGCCTGTTGGACCTTCACGGCTACTACTGGATGCTGCGGTGCACCCGATCGCCGCTCATTTGCACGATTTCGAGCTCGTCGATGAGCGTTACAGCAATCTCCGACTCGCCCCCGACCTGGCACCGTTCGTCTTCCACGACCTCGACGGCGTGCGGCATCCGCTGGTCTGGACGCGAAGCTATGGCCTGGGCCGGGTCGTCGTCGACACTCTCGGACACGACGCGCGTTCATTCGGCTCGCAGGAGCACCGCCTGCTGATCGATCGCAGCGCGCGCTGGGTGACGCGCCAGCCCCTCCGCTGA
- a CDS encoding NAD-dependent epimerase/dehydratase family protein, producing MTGGTSFIGGHVVPKLVADGHQVTILARDPGKIPGYAGLAGVSIVAGSLADDDVIFEALAGHDALVHLALGHGGTARERVVSDTVTTVNLFQSAAEQGLRHIVHTSTVGVYEHRPGRYGDSDPARPTHVYGATKAAGESYAFAIADSYGIRANVIRPGYTFGAPETDGAPIQSMPELPEIVRAVAAGTPVELVRNAGLQFIWAGDLARVYAAVLSSSEPNRRTFTALSPAFITWETVARWAIDELGSPSELSVADEGIREAALTFDVSEIEREFGFAFDAEPKLREHLRYLATAL from the coding sequence GTGACAGGAGGAACGAGCTTCATCGGGGGGCATGTCGTCCCGAAGCTGGTGGCCGACGGGCACCAGGTGACGATTCTCGCGCGGGATCCGGGAAAGATTCCGGGCTACGCCGGACTCGCCGGCGTCTCCATCGTCGCCGGCTCGCTTGCCGACGACGATGTCATCTTCGAAGCGCTCGCTGGCCACGACGCGCTCGTCCACCTGGCGCTGGGGCACGGCGGCACCGCTCGCGAGCGGGTCGTGAGCGACACCGTGACCACTGTGAACCTGTTCCAGAGCGCCGCGGAGCAGGGCTTACGCCACATCGTCCACACGTCGACCGTCGGGGTCTACGAGCACCGCCCAGGCCGCTACGGCGACTCGGACCCAGCCCGCCCGACGCACGTCTACGGCGCCACCAAAGCGGCGGGCGAAAGCTATGCCTTCGCGATCGCCGACAGCTACGGCATCCGTGCGAACGTGATCCGCCCTGGCTACACCTTCGGAGCACCCGAGACCGACGGGGCGCCGATCCAGAGCATGCCAGAGCTTCCCGAGATCGTGCGCGCGGTTGCAGCAGGCACGCCGGTCGAACTCGTCAGGAACGCGGGGCTGCAGTTCATCTGGGCCGGCGATCTCGCCCGTGTATATGCGGCTGTCCTCTCCTCTTCGGAGCCGAACCGACGCACGTTCACGGCGCTTTCGCCGGCGTTCATCACCTGGGAGACGGTCGCGCGCTGGGCCATCGACGAGCTCGGATCGCCGTCAGAGTTGTCTGTCGCGGACGAGGGCATCCGCGAAGCCGCCCTCACCTTCGACGTGAGCGAGATCGAGCGCGAGTTCGGCTTCGCATTCGACGCCGAGCCGAAACTGCGAGAGCACCTGCGTTACCTGGCGACGGCGCTCTGA
- a CDS encoding tautomerase family protein codes for MPLITVDLPQSMYNEKGHAIGAALHRALAGSLSVSPAETLQVFNPYDDALPPTRFGGAGSDHTVVGVTVPRGYSYDQKQSLYTQILVELGRLGLNPGNVHIPLNENNSYDWSVGAR; via the coding sequence ATGCCGCTCATCACCGTCGATCTGCCGCAGTCCATGTACAACGAAAAGGGTCACGCGATCGGCGCGGCTCTGCACCGCGCACTCGCAGGCTCACTTAGCGTGTCGCCGGCGGAGACGCTTCAGGTGTTCAATCCGTACGACGACGCGCTGCCTCCGACGCGCTTCGGCGGCGCGGGCAGCGATCACACCGTCGTCGGCGTGACGGTTCCGCGCGGGTACAGCTACGACCAGAAGCAGTCGCTCTATACGCAGATCCTCGTCGAACTCGGACGGCTCGGACTCAACCCGGGGAATGTGCACATCCCTCTGAACGAGAACAACTCCTACGACTGGTCCGTCGGCGCGCGGTGA
- a CDS encoding NAD-dependent epimerase/dehydratase family protein — protein MLEQDAAALNVLFLGGTGTISASSVRLAVAHGIHVSVLNRGANRGLRELPAAVEWLTADVTDDASVIAAVGDRSFDAVVNFLSYDEDDVARMVELFDGRTRQYVHISSASIYSKPVRSLPISESTPTGPNPPLPYATAKWRAEQALWRAYLREGFPVTVVRPSHTYDDAHPPLPGDWTVIDRLARGAELPVHGDGTSLWTLTHAEDFAHGLVGLLGSERAIGETFHITGDDVLTWDQIYDLFARGLGVEPNLVHVPSELFPVVAPEWFWSGEFVGDLGHSAVFDNTKIRRFVPGFAPKLTFERAVRRMLDWRAAHPEIAHGDTETDALFDRVVRAYHAGRRSFVEHAPAGAGQNALGGPALLNATE, from the coding sequence ATGCTCGAGCAGGACGCCGCCGCATTGAATGTCTTGTTCCTCGGGGGCACGGGAACAATCAGCGCCTCGAGCGTTAGGCTCGCCGTCGCCCACGGCATTCACGTCTCGGTGCTGAACAGGGGAGCTAATCGCGGCTTGCGCGAATTGCCGGCTGCCGTGGAGTGGCTCACTGCTGACGTGACCGACGATGCGTCCGTCATCGCAGCCGTCGGCGATCGCTCGTTCGACGCGGTAGTCAACTTCCTCTCGTACGACGAGGACGACGTGGCTCGCATGGTGGAACTGTTCGATGGGCGCACGAGGCAGTACGTGCACATCAGTTCGGCGTCCATCTACTCGAAGCCCGTGAGAAGTCTGCCGATCTCCGAGTCGACGCCAACGGGGCCGAATCCGCCTTTGCCCTACGCGACAGCGAAATGGCGTGCAGAGCAGGCGCTTTGGCGCGCTTATCTCCGCGAGGGCTTCCCCGTGACGGTGGTCCGACCGTCGCACACCTACGACGACGCTCACCCGCCGCTGCCGGGGGATTGGACGGTGATCGACCGACTCGCCCGTGGCGCCGAGCTGCCAGTTCACGGCGACGGCACGTCGTTGTGGACCCTCACGCACGCCGAGGACTTCGCCCATGGGCTGGTCGGGCTGCTCGGCAGTGAACGGGCGATCGGTGAGACGTTCCACATCACAGGTGACGACGTGCTCACCTGGGACCAGATCTACGATCTATTCGCTCGGGGACTCGGCGTAGAGCCGAACCTGGTGCATGTGCCGAGCGAGTTGTTCCCGGTGGTCGCGCCGGAGTGGTTCTGGTCCGGTGAGTTCGTCGGCGACTTGGGACATTCGGCGGTCTTCGACAATACGAAGATCCGCCGGTTCGTCCCCGGCTTCGCGCCGAAGCTGACGTTCGAGCGCGCCGTGCGGCGGATGCTGGACTGGCGCGCCGCCCACCCGGAGATCGCACACGGCGACACCGAGACGGATGCGCTCTTCGACCGCGTGGTCCGTGCGTATCACGCGGGCCGTCGGTCATTCGTTGAGCACGCACCGGCCGGAGCTGGCCAGAATGCGCTCGGCGGCCCCGCGTTGCTGAACGCGACGGAATAG
- a CDS encoding ABC transporter substrate-binding protein: MSIRSYARRARIRAISAAAIAGIALIAVAGCSSGGAASTSTGSATKGNITWWGWSPEPGSATEYIKAFNKVYPDIHVTFKQLQIAGYDAGLRPALASKVGPDVFDVAPGGGIGSVEEYYQNASDLAPAVQKSLGSDWKSKVAPIGIDSLTVKGKLTGLSVGSTFAGNLWINQDIFDKYHLTPPTTLDEWADVCKALATQKQGCFVQGAGQVAFDQDTLQSIADSVKPGVWTAASKGDAKWTDPTIVQALTIWKKMFSNGIMNEGALGLQQYPDANNAFLSGKYAMVMMGTWYMQYATESGATAAVSAAGVANAKPFNMISIPFPDVAGNGNPPSMYGDSDYGLAVNAKSNNQAAAKTFVTWITTSKAGQQVVGNVLTDIPSLNGVQPDWSNVELVDQGSQQSNLQNLIKTTTTVKEPRLSLVSSQLQQAIGVAATSVAQGSASPQQAAATLQSTAGGK, translated from the coding sequence ATGTCAATCAGGTCCTACGCCAGACGGGCGAGGATCCGCGCGATCAGCGCGGCTGCCATTGCAGGGATCGCCCTCATCGCCGTCGCCGGCTGCAGTTCCGGCGGAGCGGCGAGCACCAGCACAGGCTCGGCGACCAAGGGGAACATCACCTGGTGGGGTTGGAGCCCGGAGCCGGGCTCGGCCACCGAGTACATCAAGGCGTTCAACAAGGTCTATCCCGACATTCATGTCACCTTCAAACAGCTCCAGATTGCCGGCTATGACGCCGGCCTGCGGCCCGCCCTCGCCTCCAAGGTGGGCCCCGACGTCTTCGACGTCGCGCCGGGCGGCGGCATCGGGTCGGTAGAGGAGTACTACCAGAACGCGTCAGACCTGGCACCGGCGGTTCAGAAGTCGCTCGGCAGCGACTGGAAATCGAAAGTCGCGCCCATCGGTATCGACAGTCTCACCGTCAAGGGCAAGCTCACCGGCCTGTCCGTCGGGTCCACTTTCGCTGGCAATCTCTGGATCAACCAGGACATCTTTGACAAGTACCATCTGACGCCGCCGACAACGCTCGATGAGTGGGCGGATGTCTGCAAGGCGCTCGCCACGCAGAAGCAGGGCTGCTTCGTGCAGGGCGCCGGGCAGGTCGCCTTCGACCAGGACACCCTGCAGTCGATCGCAGACAGTGTGAAGCCGGGCGTGTGGACGGCGGCTTCCAAGGGGGACGCGAAGTGGACTGACCCGACGATCGTCCAAGCCCTCACCATCTGGAAGAAGATGTTCTCCAACGGGATCATGAACGAGGGCGCTCTGGGCCTGCAGCAGTACCCCGATGCCAACAACGCCTTCCTCTCCGGGAAGTACGCGATGGTGATGATGGGTACCTGGTACATGCAATATGCCACCGAGTCCGGAGCGACTGCTGCGGTCTCCGCCGCAGGAGTCGCGAACGCGAAGCCGTTCAACATGATCAGCATCCCGTTCCCTGACGTCGCAGGCAACGGCAACCCGCCGTCGATGTACGGAGACTCGGACTACGGCCTGGCTGTCAACGCGAAGTCCAACAACCAGGCGGCGGCAAAGACCTTCGTCACGTGGATCACGACCTCCAAAGCCGGCCAGCAGGTCGTCGGGAACGTCCTGACCGACATCCCATCGCTCAACGGCGTGCAGCCCGACTGGAGCAATGTCGAACTCGTCGATCAGGGGTCTCAACAGTCGAACCTGCAGAACCTCATCAAGACGACCACCACGGTGAAGGAGCCGCGCCTCTCACTCGTCTCGTCGCAGCTGCAGCAGGCAATCGGCGTGGCCGCGACCTCGGTCGCGCAGGGGTCCGCGTCACCGCAGCAGGCAGCGGCGACGCTGCAGAGCACAGCGGGCGGCAAGTAG
- a CDS encoding tautomerase family protein has translation METFVQQIMKHFGKGAQAVPYIQIELDRDLYESKADEISAAIHAAQWELPELGIPESDLFQVFHPREPGEIVFDPQYNGVDRQNLIVLQVLLVYRHPISQKQALYANIVAKLGEVGIRPEDILIILLENGFEDWKLSDATEAARAVLAAEH, from the coding sequence TTGGAAACCTTCGTCCAGCAAATAATGAAACATTTCGGCAAAGGAGCCCAAGCGGTGCCGTATATCCAAATCGAGCTCGACCGCGACCTCTACGAGTCCAAAGCTGATGAGATCAGCGCCGCGATCCACGCGGCGCAGTGGGAGCTTCCGGAACTCGGCATTCCCGAGAGCGATCTGTTCCAGGTGTTTCACCCGCGCGAGCCCGGCGAGATCGTGTTCGATCCGCAGTACAACGGCGTCGATCGACAGAACCTCATCGTTCTCCAGGTGCTTCTGGTTTATCGGCACCCGATCTCGCAGAAGCAGGCGCTCTACGCCAACATCGTCGCGAAGCTCGGCGAGGTCGGAATTCGACCGGAGGACATTCTGATCATCCTTCTCGAGAACGGCTTCGAGGACTGGAAGCTCTCGGACGCGACCGAAGCCGCTCGGGCTGTACTCGCGGCCGAGCACTAG
- a CDS encoding glycoside hydrolase family 5 protein yields MVQTPPRPLATRGTAFVDGFGQERRLRGVCIGGWLNMENFITGYSANESLMRAKVTAAIGQDRADRFFDRFLEVFYADADAEFLADNGFDLVRIPINYHHLERDDRPFEIVEAGFRHLDRAIELGAKYGIYSIIDLHALPGSQNQHWHSDNATHIASFWQHRHFQERVLNIWRAIADRYKGNPWVAGYNLMNEPADETGSRVGPVYRELFDAVRAVDPDHIIFLDGNTYSTDFSMFDDQPWPNVVYSLHDYVEASLGRGGPYAGKTSASDKFLKRSEYARRTGTPILVGEFAPIYTNDESVDVVRRQILADQLDIYRDHDASWTSWMYKDLGRQGLVNAAPKSPYRQRFDGFVAKKERLGVDQWGSDGWGPRAVTMPVQELVDSEAPHFDPYPWGRFDWVRTMLLNLTLAQPLADEYAQLFCGLDDSELDALADSFAFENCQVRETLRRQLVEG; encoded by the coding sequence ATGGTTCAGACCCCCCCGCGCCCTCTAGCCACTCGCGGAACAGCATTCGTCGATGGATTCGGGCAGGAGCGCAGGTTGCGAGGGGTATGCATCGGCGGCTGGCTTAATATGGAGAACTTCATCACGGGCTACTCCGCCAACGAATCGCTGATGCGGGCGAAGGTGACCGCTGCGATCGGGCAGGACCGCGCCGATCGGTTCTTCGACCGCTTCCTCGAGGTGTTCTACGCGGATGCCGACGCCGAATTCCTCGCCGACAACGGCTTCGATCTCGTGCGCATCCCCATCAACTACCACCACCTCGAGCGCGATGACAGACCGTTCGAGATCGTGGAGGCCGGGTTTCGGCACCTCGACCGAGCCATCGAACTCGGTGCCAAGTACGGCATCTACTCGATCATCGACCTTCACGCGCTGCCCGGCTCACAGAATCAGCACTGGCATTCCGACAATGCCACGCACATCGCGTCGTTCTGGCAGCATCGCCATTTCCAGGAACGCGTGCTCAATATCTGGCGCGCCATCGCGGACAGGTACAAGGGCAACCCGTGGGTTGCCGGCTACAACCTGATGAACGAACCCGCGGATGAGACTGGGAGCAGGGTGGGCCCGGTGTATCGTGAGCTCTTCGATGCGGTACGGGCCGTCGACCCCGACCACATCATCTTCCTCGACGGCAACACCTACTCGACCGACTTCAGCATGTTCGACGACCAGCCATGGCCGAACGTCGTGTACTCGCTGCACGACTACGTCGAGGCGAGCCTCGGCCGCGGCGGCCCATATGCAGGGAAGACCAGCGCGAGCGATAAGTTCTTGAAGCGCTCCGAGTATGCCCGCCGCACCGGAACGCCGATTCTGGTGGGCGAATTCGCTCCGATCTACACGAACGACGAGTCGGTCGACGTGGTCCGCCGCCAGATCCTCGCCGACCAGCTCGACATCTACCGGGACCACGACGCCAGCTGGACGTCGTGGATGTACAAGGACCTGGGAAGGCAGGGCCTCGTGAACGCCGCCCCGAAATCCCCATATCGGCAGCGCTTCGACGGCTTCGTCGCGAAGAAGGAGCGGCTCGGCGTCGATCAGTGGGGCAGCGACGGCTGGGGCCCGCGCGCAGTGACCATGCCGGTCCAGGAACTCGTCGACAGTGAGGCGCCGCACTTCGACCCGTACCCCTGGGGGCGCTTCGACTGGGTGCGCACCATGCTCCTCAATCTGACGCTGGCGCAACCGCTCGCGGATGAGTACGCGCAGTTGTTCTGCGGCCTCGACGACTCCGAGCTCGACGCCCTCGCCGACTCTTTCGCTTTCGAGAACTGCCAGGTTCGCGAGACCCTGCGCCGGCAACTCGTCGAGGGCTGA